The following are encoded together in the Daucus carota subsp. sativus chromosome 5, DH1 v3.0, whole genome shotgun sequence genome:
- the LOC135152891 gene encoding lysine-specific demethylase JMJ25-like — protein sequence MERKTQELVASRSRIERSRKRKQLYQLDGSDSSDSSTSKDAYKPRRRKIEKNRSGGEQKYCHQCKRNDGYVVTCNRCERKRYCTSCISKNYPQMNEEDFLMECPFCRDICNCKSCLRLELPEKNETRMSEGDKKNYAKYLLRRLLPYVKQINEEQSLEKEMEAQIRGLPFSEVKVQQADCYVNERLNCNWCETSIADYHRSCTKCPYDLCISCCRDLRAGSLQAGHPGSMNQYKNPGVGYLYMVKHVNQLEAIELWAHRLQQRTVVPAGRQNYLNGGLTRMAASLVHRRVWVGVEKVF from the exons ATGGAGAGAAAAACACAAGAGTTAGTTGCTTCGAGGAGTAGAATAGAGAGGtctagaaaaagaaaacaactaTATCAACTTGATGGTTCTGATTCATCTGATTCATCTACCAGCAAAGATGCTTATAAGCCTAGACGTCGTAAaatt GAGAAAAATAGGAGTGGCGGTGAACAGAAGTACTGCCATCAGTGCAAAAGAAATGATGGGTATGTTGTGACCTGCAACAGATGTGAGAGGAAACGATATTGCACTTCGTGTATTTCAAAAAA CTATCCCCAGATGAATGAGGAGGATTTTCTTATGGAATGTCCTTTCTGCCGAGACATTtgcaattgcaagagttgtttGCGCTTGGAATTGCCCGAAAAG AACGAAACAAGGATGAGCGAAGGAGACAAAAAGAATTACGCAAAGTATCTCCTGCGACGGCTTCTTCCATATGTGAAACAAATTAACGAAGAGCAAAGTTTGGAAAAAGAGATGGAGGCACAAATTCGAG GGTTGCCATTTTCTGAGGTCAAAGTGCAGCAAGCAGACTGCTATGTTAATGAGCGTCTAAATTG CAACTGGTGCGAAACTTCGATTGCTGACTACCACCGGAGCTGCACAAAATGTCCGTATGATCTATGCATCTCCTGTTGCCGGGACTTGCGTGCTGGCTCTTTGCAAGCAGGTCATCCGGGAAGCATGAATCAATATAAGAACCCGGGGGTGGGGTACTTATACATGGTGAAACATGTAAACCAGCTCGAAGCAATAGAACTGTGGGCACATCGACTGCAACAAAGGACGGTGGTTCCCGCGGGAAGGCAAAATTACCTGAATGGAGGCCTAACAAGGATGGCAGCATCTCTTGTCCACCGGAGAGTTTGGGTGGGTGTGGAAAAGGTATTCTGA
- the LOC135152660 gene encoding uncharacterized protein LOC135152660 produces MGSDLANLEIESYYQEPNPTLVQGDFQEEANISQEVSDILTQRMKSVTSDNSPRQVPRSIPAAMVEFFNELEAQIQKENVDVLMVLPPQIHLDEEIIQEYEKSLKKHMSGRLLDLADDSNLQDFNRVLHFLLASRRIPSHLQQGFLALRRDLPDLTSRAYELHKEVNRGMVMPLARSKEREELKSMLGKYRQIEENMMKLEKEKDTTMLSISRLQMKNEQLNEEVTNLRTAAENDVGDRSKLCNDEAWKLEEKIDHNSAEIVRLQATNEAIGAKLVKFSDEAKRLHKDAHAQHYKVLNLEAMAAAYERNVENTMDKLVIMEQNWKQQVQALDY; encoded by the exons ATGGGTTCAGACCTAGCAAATTTGGAGATCGAAAGCTATTACCAAGAACCCAACCCAACTTTAGTACAAGGTGACTTCCAAGAAGAGGCTAATATATCTCAG GAGGTTTCTGACATCTTAACCCAACGCATGAAATCTGTTACCTCGGATAATTCTCCACGTCAAGTTCCCAGGTCAATCCCTGCCGCGATGGTTGAGTTCTTCAATGAGTTGGAGGCACAAATCCAGAAAGAAAATGTGGATGTGTTAATGGTACTTCCTCCCCAAATACATCTGGATGAAGAGATCATCCAGGAGTATGAGAAGAGTTTGAAGAAACACATGTCAGGACGCCTGCTTGACCTTGCCGATGATTCAAATTTGCAAGACTTCAATAGAGTCTTGCACTTTTTGCTTGCCTCTAGGAGGATCCCCTCACATTTGCAGCAGGGATTCTTAGCTCTTCGCAGGGATCTGCCAGACTTAACGAGTAGAGCATACGAGCTTCACAAGGAAGTGAACCGGGGCATGGTTATGCCTCTGGCAAGGTCTAAAGAGCGAGAGGAACTGAAGAGCATGTTGGGAAAATATCGCCAGATCGAAGAAAATATGATGAAATTAGAAAAAGAGAAAGATACCACCATGCTCAGTATATCTAGGCttcaaatgaaaaatgaacaacTCAACGAGGAAGTCACGAATCTTAGGACAGCTGCTGAGAATGATGTTGGGGACCGGAGCAAATTGTGTAACGATGAGGCATGGAAGCTGGAGGAGAAGATAGATCACAACTCAGCTGAGATAGTCAGACTCCAGGCCACTAATGAAGCCATAGGCGCCAAACTTGTCAAATTCTCAGATGAAGCAAAGAGGTTACACAAAGATGCCCATGCCCAACATTACAAAGTACTAAATCTTGAGGCTATGGCAGCGGCATATGAGAGAAACGTGGAGAATACTATGGATAAGTTGGTTATCATGGAGCAAAATTGGAAACAACAGGTCCAAGCACTAGACTATTGA
- the LOC135152892 gene encoding uncharacterized protein LOC135152892 yields MPDPTHGCSCCNLAAGDDTATEKIRKAIDIQAGDHKHFQAHWSKGEPVIVTGGLDRTYGLSWEPMVMSRAMHDKSRTGVTVLNCLNWCKEEYSLSLFFKGYTEGRLDLAGWPQMLKLNDWPESGSFEDRLPRHNVEFLSALPFKEYTHPQSGYLNLAVKLPEGHLKPDTGPKLYTAYGFSQQLGRGDSVSKLSYHDSDAVYVLTHVKEMTFTPSELAKMEQLKEKHRVQDEREIYAEGDMGNGPEPQLESNDPEELQNPKSGALWDIYRREDAFKLKEYLRRHFKEFRHTYCLPLKQVVDPIYDGVFYLNAEHQRRLKEEYGIEPWRVVQNLGDAIFIPAGCPFQVRNLKSCIQVSTGFVSPESIHECLRFTEEIRVLPREHVAKEDKLGVKKLIIHAIRQVSNDLEEVTKTETVTDSLDVSSDSSVQGGYMGSDLANLEIESYYQEPNPTLVQGDFQEEANISQEVSDILTQRMKSVTSDNSPRQVPRSIPAAMVEFFNELEAQIQKENVDVLMVLPPQIHLDEEIIQEYEKSLKKHMSGRLLDLADDPNLQDFNRVLHFLLASRRIPSHLQQGFLALRRDLPDLTSRAYELHKEVKRGMVMPLARSKEREELKSMLGKYRQIEENMMKLEKEKDTTMLSISRLQMRNEQLNEEVTNLRTAAENDVGDRSKLCNDEAWKLEEKIDHNSAEIVRLQATNEAIGAKLVKFSDEAKRLHKDAHAQHYKALNLEAMAAAYERNVENTMDKLVIMEQNWKQQVQALDY; encoded by the exons ATGCCAGATCCCACACACGGGTGCTCCTGTTGTAATTTGGCAGCTGGTGATGACACGGCCACAGAGAAAATACGGAAAGCTATAGACATTCAAGCCGGAGATCACAAGCATTTTCAGGCGCACTGGTCAAAAGGCGAACCGGTGATTGTGACTGGGGGACTTGACAGAACATATGGTCTAAGCTGGGAACCGATGGTGATGTCTCGAGCAATGCATGATAAGTCCCGTACCGGTGTGACTGTCTTGAATTGTTTGAACTGGTGCAAG GAGGAATATAGCCTAAGTTTGTTCTTTAAAGGCTATACAGAGGGTAGACTTGACTTGGCTGGCTGGCCCCAAATGCTAAAGTTAAATGATTGGCCTGAATCTGGTTCGTTTGAGGATCGTCTCCCACGTCATAACGTGGAGTTCTTAAGCGCTTTGCCGTTCAAGGAGTACACACATCCACAGAGCGGCTACTTGAACCTTGCTGTCAAGTTACCGGAGGGCCATCTGAAGCCAGACACAGGTCCCAAACTATATACCGCTTATGGCTTTTCCCAGCAACTCGGACGTGGTGATTCCGTCTCCAAACTCAGCTATCATGACTCTGACGCA GTATACGTGCTAACTCATGTCAAAGAGATGACATTCACTCCTTCTGAGCTTGCTAAGATGGAACAGCTGAAGGAGAAGCACCGTGTTCAGGACGAGAGAGAAATATATGCAGAGGGTGACATGGGAAATGGACCGGAGCCGCAGCTGGAATCCAATGATCCAGAAGAGCTGCAAAACCCAAAGAGCGGTGCCCTCTGGGACATTTACCGCAGAGAAGATGCTTTCAAATTGAAAGAATATCTGAGAAGGCATTTTAAAGAGTTCAGACATACATATTGCTTGCCGTTAAAGCAG GTTGTTGATCCCATATATGATGGGGTATTTTACCTCAACGCCGAGCATCAAAGAAGACTTAAAGAGGAATATG GAATTGAACCATGGAGGGTGGTTCAAAATCTAGGAGATGCAATTTTCATTCCTGCCGGCTGTCCTTTTCAAGTTAGAAACTTGAAG TCATGTATACAGGTTTCGACCGGTTTTGTGTCACCTGAAAGCATACATGAGTGCCTCCGTTTTACCGAGGAAATTCGTGTCCTTCCCCGAGAGCACGTGGCCAAGGAGGACAAATTAGGG gtaaaaaaattaattattcatgCAATAAGACAAGTATCGAACGACTTGGAAGAGGTTACCAA AACGGAGACAGTGACTGATAGCTTGGATGTCAGTTCTGATTCTTCAGTACAGGGTGGATACATGGGTTCAGACCTAGCAAATTTGGAGATCGAAAGCTATTACCAAGAACCCAACCCAACTTTAGTACAAGGTGACTTCCAAGAAGAGGCTAATATATCTCAG GAGGTTTCTGACATCTTAACCCAACGCATGAAATCTGTTACCTCGGATAATTCTCCACGTCAAGTTCCCAGGTCAATCCCTGCCGCGATGGTTGAGTTCTTCAATGAGTTGGAGGCACAAATCCAGAAAGAAAATGTGGATGTGTTAATGGTACTTCCTCCCCAAATACATCTGGATGAAGAGATCATCCAGGAGTATGAGAAGAGTTTGAAGAAACACATGTCAGGACGCCTGCTTGACCTTGCCGATGATCCAAATTTGCAAGACTTCAATAGAGTCTTGCACTTTTTGCTTGCCTCTAGGAGGATCCCCTCACATTTGCAGCAGGGATTCTTAGCTCTTCGCAGGGATCTGCCAGACTTAACGAGTAGAGCATACGAGCTTCACAAGGAAGTGAAACGGGGCATGGTTATGCCTCTGGCAAGGTCTAAAGAGCGAGAGGAACTGAAGAGCATGTTGGGAAAATATCGCCAGATCGAAGAAAATATGATGAAATTAGAAAAAGAGAAAGATACCACCATGCTCAGTATATCTAGGCTTCAAATGAGAAATGAACAACTCAACGAGGAAGTCACGAATCTTAGGACAGCTGCTGAGAATGATGTTGGGGACCGGAGCAAATTGTGTAACGATGAGGCATGGAAGCTGGAGGAGAAGATAGATCACAACTCAGCTGAGATAGTCAGACTCCAGGCCACTAATGAAGCCATAGGCGCCAAACTTGTCAAATTCTCAGATGAAGCAAAGAGGTTACACAAAGATGCCCATGCCCAACATTACAAAGCACTAAATCTTGAGGCTATGGCAGCGGCATATGAGAGAAACGTGGAGAATACTATGGATAAGTTGGTTATCATGGAGCAAAATTGGAAACAACAGGTCCAAGCACTAGACTATTGA
- the LOC108221020 gene encoding lysine-specific demethylase JMJ26-like, with translation MERKTQELVASRSRIERSRKRKQLYQLDGSDSSDSSTSKDAYKPRRRKIEKNRSGGEQKYCHQCKRNDGYVVTCNRCERKRYCTSCISKNYPQMNEEDFLMECPFCRDICNCKSCLRLELPEKNETRMSEGDKKNYAKYLLRRLLPYVKQINEEQSLEKEMEAQIRGLPFSEVKVQQADCYVNERLNCNWCETSIADYHRSCTKCPYDLCISCCRDLRAGSLQAGHPGSMNQYKNPGVGYLHGETCKPARSNRTVGTSTATKDGGSRGKAKLPEWRPNKDGSISCPPESLGGCGKGILRLNQVLRDGWLSNVILKAEELCQQYNLDGMPDPTHGCSCCNLAAGDDTATEKIRKAIDIQAGDHKHFQAHWSKGEPVIVTGGLDRTYGLSWEPMVMSRAMHDKSRTGVTVLNCLNWCKEEYSLSLFFKGYTEGRLDLAGWPQMLKLNDWPESGSFEDRLPRHNVEFLSALPFKEYTHPQSGYLNLAVKLPEGHLKPDTGPKLYTAYGFSQQLGRGDSVSNLSYHDSDAV, from the exons ATGGAGAGAAAAACACAAGAGTTAGTTGCTTCGAGGAGTAGAATAGAGAGGtctagaaaaagaaaacaactaTATCAACTTGATGGTTCTGATTCATCTGATTCATCTACCAGCAAAGATGCTTATAAGCCTAGACGTCGTAAaatt GAGAAAAATAGGAGTGGCGGTGAACAGAAGTACTGCCATCAGTGCAAAAGAAATGATGGGTATGTTGTGACCTGCAACAGATGTGAGAGGAAACGATATTGCACTTCGTGTATTTCAAAAAA CTATCCCCAGATGAATGAGGAGGATTTTCTTATGGAATGTCCTTTCTGCCGAGACATTtgcaattgcaagagttgtttGCGCTTGGAATTGCCCGAAAAG AACGAAACAAGGATGAGCGAAGGAGACAAAAAGAATTACGCAAAGTATCTCCTGCGACGGCTTCTTCCATATGTGAAACAAATTAACGAAGAGCAAAGTTTGGAAAAAGAGATGGAGGCACAAATTCGAG GGTTGCCATTTTCTGAGGTCAAAGTGCAGCAAGCAGACTGCTATGTTAATGAGCGTCTAAATTG CAACTGGTGCGAAACTTCGATTGCTGACTACCACCGGAGCTGCACAAAATGTCCGTATGATCTATGCATCTCCTGTTGCCGGGACTTGCGTGCTGGCTCTTTGCAAGCAGGTCATCCGGGAAGCATGAATCAATATAAGAACCCGGGGGTGGGGTACTTACATGGTGAAACATGTAAACCAGCTCGAAGCAATAGAACTGTGGGCACATCGACTGCAACAAAGGACGGTGGTTCCCGCGGGAAGGCAAAATTACCTGAATGGAGGCCTAACAAGGATGGCAGCATCTCTTGTCCACCGGAGAGTTTGGGTGGGTGTGGAAAAGGTATTCTGAGGCTGAACCAGGTCTTGCGAGACGGTTGGCTTTCAAACGTGATATTGAAAGCTGAAGAATTATGCCAACAGTATAATCTGGATGGCATGCCAGATCCCACACACGGGTGCTCCTGTTGTAATTTGGCAGCTGGTGATGACACGGCCACAGAGAAAATACGGAAAGCTATAGACATTCAAGCCGGAGATCACAAGCATTTTCAGGCGCACTGGTCAAAAGGCGAACCGGTGATTGTGACTGGGGGACTTGACAGAACATATGGTCTAAGCTGGGAACCGATGGTGATGTCTCGAGCAATGCATGATAAGTCCCGTACCGGTGTGACTGTCTTGAATTGTTTGAACTGGTGCAAG GAGGAATATAGCCTAAGTTTGTTCTTTAAAGGCTATACAGAGGGTAGACTTGACTTGGCTGGCTGGCCCCAAATGCTAAAGTTAAATGATTGGCCTGAATCTGGTTCGTTTGAGGATCGTCTCCCACGTCATAACGTGGAGTTCTTAAGCGCTTTGCCGTTCAAGGAGTACACACATCCACAGAGCGGCTACTTGAACCTTGCTGTCAAGTTACCGGAGGGCCATCTGAAGCCAGACACAGGTCCCAAACTATATACCGCTTATGGCTTTTCCCAGCAACTCGGACGTGGTGATTCCGTCTCCAACCTCAGCTATCATGACTCTGACGCAGTATGA